Proteins encoded in a region of the Planococcus citri chromosome 1, ihPlaCitr1.1, whole genome shotgun sequence genome:
- the LOC135831808 gene encoding uncharacterized protein LOC135831808, with product MESISTDFENWGPYLMKQFQLMYEKGEKCDLEISCNNQIFLVHRLIMSACSEYVKELGDKQHIILPEEVSCKALKMVLDFVYTGKIIFNREEKDDLLLAANLLNMRLLSELIKMEESCSFTLSMDDETEEKVNEDACAMNVESHNDVGASVPETRNAPQTPSQSNYKKKPSEVKNRPRASRNSVLPPLHKFPYLQQKFSASRTYGLITTLTEPVPSRFEIPASMMSECSYRFSFEDVSYETQPLFSESESFKALEQHHLLFLKKNRETSNHKRNYSNALYSPFDKYTPPYTVNSDNVTRKRENTSYLSKPDPIPPKRSAVTPTKKSDVPRYHNKNIKTNNVAVNVAVEPPPLIENPNVSSDAAIALHFSNTMAKSKIPEKAPEIIEVPSIENGEKVELIKLNNAVVTSVEEDFKIRSLSEELPDVSISVIGSKNAAEKAELIENASNSISVLTDTTFASDFDTPLVSEMNDTVVSQPSFDLNETNDSVGESILPDSGDCIDDTSENILPDAAPIVPQNTETTELLTNSNSQIIVKAKGTENTAQLSKIVEDLCKKNPLFKNKNVRFKLVPVNGPIPEILRDQARINKAILVKKTDVTQKVDAAKDSEDKSKKPDNIKLPSFENVTGPWECKACGISKFDTYFEFRTHFHDVHGEPNNPVFCVHCGYKSLKRNMQLYHLFTKHNVEPPSSFKFPKCDKCEYYALNDYYLQKHLACHPNDGMQSVCACKVAFKSSEALQKHIASGDCKNSKSFTCDFCRCMFDRFVNLKAHVRVCKKERSRPSAAPIIDNLPMPEPTTKTISEGGKDYLAL from the exons ATGGAGTCAATAAGCACCGATTTCGAAAATTGGGGCCCTTACTTGATGAAGCAGTTCCAACTGATGTatgaaaaaggagaaaaatgtGATTTAGAAATATCTTGCAACAATCAGATTTTTCTT GTACATCGGTTAATTATGTCTGCTTGTTCAGAATACGTTAAAGAATTAGGAGATAAACAGCATATTATACTTCCTGAAGAGGTCTCCTGTAAAGCATTAAAGATGGTGCTAGa TTTTGTTTACACaggaaaaattatattcaacAGAGAGGAAAAAGATGACCTCTTATTAGCGGCCAATTTGTTAAATATGAGACTGTTGTCggaattgataaaaatggaagaatcg TGTTCTTTTACATTATCAATGGACGATGAAACCGAAGAAAAAGTCAACGAGGATGCCTGTGCCATGAACGTTGAAAGTCATAATGACGTCGGAGCTAGTGTCCCGGAAACCAGAAATGCACCTCAGACTCCCAGTCAATCTAATTATAAGAAAAAACCTTCCGAAGTGAAAAACAGACCGAGAGCTAGCAGAAATTCTGTATTACCTCCCTTACATAA ATTTCCGTACTTGCAACAAAAATTTAGCGCATCGCGTACATATGGATTAATCAC AACACTAACGGAACCAGTACCTTCACGTTTCGAAATACCAGCATCTATGATGTCAGAGTGTTCGTACAGATTTTCGTTTGAAGATGTCTCATACGAAACCCAGCCTTTATTCAGTGAGTCAGAATCATTTAAAGCTCTCGAACAACACCAtcttctgtttttgaaaaagaataggGAAACTTCAAATCACAAAAGGAATTATTCAAACGCTTTGTACAGTCCATTCGATAAATATACTCCTCCATACACGGTGAATAGCGACAACGTAACGAGAAAACGTGAGAACACATCTTATTTATCTAAACCAGATCCGATTCCTCCTAAAAGAAGCGCTGTAACACCAACCAAGAAATCCGACGTTCCTAGAtaccataataaaaatatcaaaactaaTAATGTTGCGGTCAATGTTGCTGTGGAACCGCCGCCCCTCATAGAGAATCCCAATGTATCTAGTGACGCTGCCATCGCATTGCACTTTTCCAACACCATGGCGAAGagtaaaattccagaaaaagcgCCTGAAATTATCGAAGTTCCTTCCATCGAAAACGGCGAAAAAGTCGAGTTGATCAAATTAAATAACGCGGTGGTAACGTCGGTAGAAGAGGACTTCAAAATACGCTCGCTTTCCGAAGAACTTCCAGATGTTTCAATATCCGTAATTGGTTCGAAAAATGCGGCAGAAAAAGCCGAATTGATCGAAAATGCGAGTAATAGTATAAGTGTACTTACGGATACCACTTTTGCGTCCGATTTCGATACTCCATTAGTTTCGGAAATGAATGACACGGTAGTTTCTCAACCATCTTTTGACTTGAATGAAACCAATGATTCAGTGGGCGAATCTATTCTACCTGATTCCGGTGATTGTATTGATGATACATCTGAAAATATTCTTCCTGACGCAGCTCCTATCGTCCCTCAAAATACCGAAACGACCGAGCTGTTAACAAATTCGAATTCTCAGATAATTGTGAAAGCTAAAGGAACAGAGAATACGGCTCAGCTGAGTAAAATAGTTGAGGACTTATGTAAGAAGAATCCCTTATTCAAGAACAAAAATGTTCGCTTTAAACTTGTTCCTGTTAACGGGCCTATTCCAGAAATACTAAGAGATCAAGCCCGTATCAATAAAGCCATTCTCGTGAAGAAAACCGACGTGACACAAAAAGTCGATGCTGCAAAAGACTCCGAAGATAAATCTAAGAAACCTGATAACATCAAGCTACCTTCATTCGAAAATGTTACCGGTCCTTGGGAATGTAAAGCGTGTGGTATCTCGAAATTCGACACATATTTCGAGTTCAGGACACATTTCCACGACGTTCATGGAGAACCTAATAATCCAGTTTTTTGCGTACATTGCGGTTATAAATCATTGAAAAGAAATATGCAACTTTACCATCTGTTTACCAAACACAATGTCGAACCGCCTTCTAGTTTCAAGTTCCCGAAATGCGATAAATGCGAGTATTACGCTTTGAATGATTACTACTTGCAGAAACATTTAGCTTGCCATCCGAATGACGGAATGCAATCTGTATGTGCTTGTAAGGTTGCATTTAAAAGTAGCGAAGCTTTACAAAAGCATATAGCATCTGGcgattgcaaaaattccaagagTTTTACATGTGATTTTTGTAGATGTATGTTCGATAGATTCGTGAATCTGAAAGCTCACGTGCGAGTTTGTAAAAAAGAACGATCTAGACCATCCGCTGCGCCAATCATCGACAACCTTCCAATGCCCGAACCAACGACAAAAACTATTTCGGAAGGCGGTAAAGATTATTTAGCATTATAG
- the LOC135831811 gene encoding uncharacterized protein LOC135831811 — MMDSNLHRISNNAIKIVSLRSFTDNEIKQLFDQYGKIDKIVSENNYKMIYFNSEEAAERCMKDLDHILAAFRSVDFDFDCTGDTACKSDKSENFSKIKRLFKQLTQTKLNQIECEKVFTDNKPSTNSASASGKFLPSCSSPVLLSSADPGFRLAYCHNVMDFHSSENKTKIKKKSFNQSIKKYIDDTFPSGIQDLMLTNLPTNIKKEDIYKLCGQIQPASIELKTTANINVLYAYIKLNSKDDFNKLNHNLCNCYVDGMKITSVPITKMTESQYLSPEIFAALKK; from the exons ATGATGGATTCCAACCTGCATAGAATATCAAACAATGCCATTAAAATTGTAAGCTTGAGGAGTTTTACTGATAACGAAATAAAGCAGTTATTCGACCAGTAcggtaaaattgataaaattgtgtctgaaaacAATTACAAGATGATTTATTTCAATTCGGAAGAAGCAGCAGAGCGTTGTATGAAAGATTTAGATCACATTTTGGCTGCTTTTAG GAGTGTAGATTTTGACTTCGATTGCACTGGCGATACAGCTTGCAAAAgtgataaaagtgaaaatttcagcaaaattaaaCGACTTTTTAAGCAGCTTACTCAAACGAAACTGAATCAAATCGAATGCGAGAAGGTTTTTACTGATAATAAACCTTCAACGAATTCCGCTTCTGCAAGtg GTAAATTTCTTCCTTCTTGTTCATCGCCGGTTCTTCTTAGTTCTGCTGATCCAGGTTTCAGGTTAGCATACTGTCATAATGTGATGGATTTTCATTCTAGCGAAA ATAAAACAAAGATcaagaaaaaaagcttcaatCAAAGTATAAAGAAATATattg ATGACACATTTCCGTCGGGTATTCAAGATTTAATGTTGACTAATTTGCCAACAAATATTAAAAAAGAGGACATATATAAACTTTGTGGACAGATTCAGCCAGCTTCGATTGAATTGAAGACGACAGCAAATATCAATGT TTTATACGCGTACattaaattgaattcaaaagATGACTTTAACAAGCTGAATCACAACTTATGCAACTGTTACGTTGATGGAATGAAAATAACATCAGTTCCTATCACCAAAATGACAGAATCTCAATATTTGTCGCCAGAAATTTTCGCTGCTTTAAAAAAGTAA